The proteins below are encoded in one region of Winogradskyella helgolandensis:
- a CDS encoding efflux RND transporter periplasmic adaptor subunit: protein MKYIFPLLILAILTVSCSGEKKNSVENVIEQGNLETIRAKRGELVGEQQAINDQIKLLDEKIKTLDTVKHVPLITTFKAETEVFNHVLELQGNVTTKDLLTITPEYNGILTNVYVKEGQKVTKGQILAKIDDGGLSQQLAQLKIQAELAKTTYERQQRLWEQNIGSEIQYLQSKSTYQSQEEAVNQLYQQIAKTNVTAPFSGTIDDIITEQGSVVAAGQSPLMRIVNLDNMYIETEVPERYVSDVTKGKNVSVNIPVLGKTIETKIRQAGDFINPANRTFKVEVEIPNKDKSIKPNLSARLKINDYTSENALLIPQSVVSENSEGEQYVYVVTDKNDKGIGTAKRVIIETGKTQEDIIEVLKGLEDGAEIIKEGARSVRDGQSVEVLKIDEKN from the coding sequence ATGAAATATATATTTCCATTATTAATCCTAGCAATACTTACGGTTTCGTGTTCTGGAGAAAAGAAAAACTCTGTAGAAAACGTCATTGAACAAGGTAATCTTGAAACCATAAGAGCAAAACGAGGTGAACTCGTTGGCGAACAGCAAGCCATTAATGACCAAATAAAACTTTTAGATGAAAAAATAAAAACGTTAGATACGGTAAAACATGTACCGTTAATTACAACGTTTAAGGCAGAAACTGAAGTTTTTAATCATGTTTTAGAATTACAAGGAAACGTTACAACGAAGGACCTTTTAACCATTACACCAGAATACAACGGAATTTTAACCAACGTTTACGTAAAAGAAGGTCAGAAGGTAACTAAAGGGCAAATCTTAGCAAAGATTGATGATGGTGGTTTAAGTCAACAATTGGCTCAATTAAAAATCCAAGCCGAATTAGCTAAAACCACTTACGAGCGTCAGCAACGTCTTTGGGAGCAGAATATAGGTAGTGAAATTCAGTATCTGCAATCAAAATCTACGTACCAATCACAAGAAGAAGCCGTAAATCAATTATACCAACAAATTGCTAAAACAAATGTTACAGCACCTTTTTCAGGTACAATAGATGATATCATTACTGAACAAGGAAGTGTTGTAGCAGCAGGGCAATCACCATTAATGCGTATTGTGAATTTAGACAATATGTATATTGAAACTGAAGTGCCAGAACGTTATGTTTCAGACGTTACAAAAGGAAAAAATGTAAGTGTAAATATTCCTGTTTTGGGTAAAACAATAGAAACAAAAATTCGTCAAGCTGGTGATTTTATAAACCCTGCCAACCGAACTTTTAAAGTTGAAGTTGAAATTCCTAACAAGGATAAATCTATTAAACCTAATCTATCTGCACGATTGAAAATTAACGATTACACGAGTGAAAATGCCTTGTTAATTCCGCAAAGTGTCGTTTCTGAAAATTCAGAAGGAGAACAATATGTATATGTTGTTACTGATAAAAACGACAAAGGTATTGGTACCGCAAAACGCGTTATTATTGAAACAGGAAAAACCCAAGAGGATATCATTGAAGTTTTAAAAGGCCTTGAAGATGGTGCAGAAATTATTAAAGAAGGAGCTCGTAGCGTAAGAGATGGTCAATCCGTAGAAGTCCTTAAAATAGACGAGAAGAACTAG
- a CDS encoding TolC family protein — MKKTLTLLIGFIIFQVGFSQDQPISLSLQEAIDYALENNRTAINASRDIEAAKQQKWETTATGLPQIDASISYTNNIKQQFDAIDFDQDGVVDFGAKQSMNPSVTLNQLLFDGSYIVGLQSAKVFLEISENAKTKTDLEVRKAVINAYGNVLLANESVEILRRNVSVLEKNLFETEKIFENGLEEEESVEQLQITLSGLKSNLNKTERLQNIALQMLNINLGIDVYNTTILTDTLESLTDNNINLEILALENNVENNIDYKIANNDKVSKELLVKLEQSKALPTLSAYLNGAYVGNSDEFTYFDKEQRWIGTSAFGVTLSIPIFSSGMRNASTQRAKINLEKAETDLTETEQRIKLEIASAKSDYQFAIEDYDNKRQNLSLAERIETKNQTKFFEGIGSSFELRQAQTQLYSAQQELLQAMLDVINSKATLETVLNTPINN; from the coding sequence ATGAAAAAAACACTAACGCTATTAATAGGTTTTATTATTTTTCAAGTCGGCTTTTCGCAAGACCAGCCTATAAGCCTTTCGCTTCAAGAAGCTATTGACTATGCTTTGGAAAACAATAGAACGGCCATTAATGCTTCTCGAGATATTGAAGCAGCCAAACAACAAAAATGGGAAACAACAGCTACTGGCTTACCTCAAATTGATGCCAGTATAAGTTATACCAACAACATTAAACAACAGTTCGATGCCATTGATTTTGATCAGGATGGTGTGGTAGATTTTGGTGCCAAACAATCTATGAATCCGTCCGTAACCTTAAACCAACTACTTTTTGATGGCTCCTATATTGTAGGTTTACAATCCGCAAAAGTATTTTTGGAAATCTCTGAAAATGCCAAAACGAAAACAGACCTAGAAGTTAGAAAAGCTGTAATTAATGCTTATGGCAATGTCCTATTAGCAAATGAAAGTGTTGAGATTCTAAGACGAAACGTATCTGTATTAGAAAAAAATCTTTTTGAGACTGAAAAAATCTTTGAAAACGGCTTAGAGGAAGAAGAAAGTGTAGAGCAATTACAAATCACACTTTCAGGCTTAAAAAGTAATTTAAACAAAACCGAACGTCTCCAGAATATTGCACTTCAAATGCTTAATATTAATTTAGGTATTGATGTTTACAACACAACAATTTTAACGGACACTTTAGAATCCTTAACCGACAATAATATAAATCTAGAAATTTTAGCACTTGAAAATAATGTTGAAAATAACATCGATTATAAAATTGCAAATAATGATAAAGTCTCTAAAGAATTACTTGTAAAACTTGAGCAAAGTAAGGCACTCCCAACTTTAAGCGCCTATTTAAATGGTGCCTATGTAGGAAACAGTGATGAGTTTACCTATTTTGACAAAGAACAACGATGGATTGGCACTTCTGCATTTGGTGTAACCCTTAGTATTCCAATTTTTAGTTCTGGAATGCGCAACGCTTCTACCCAACGCGCTAAAATTAATTTAGAAAAAGCCGAAACGGATCTAACAGAAACAGAACAACGCATCAAACTTGAAATTGCATCAGCTAAAAGTGATTATCAATTTGCCATTGAAGATTACGACAACAAAAGACAAAATTTATCACTTGCAGAACGTATAGAAACTAAAAACCAAACTAAGTTTTTTGAAGGTATTGGTTCTAGCTTCGAACTTAGACAAGCACAAACACAATTATATTCAGCACAACAAGAATTACTTCAAGCAATGCTAGACGTCATCAACTCTAAAGCAACCTTAGAAACTGTTCTTAATACACCAATCAATAATTAA
- a CDS encoding TetR/AcrR family transcriptional regulator encodes MKDKIILKSTDLFLNLGFKSVTMDDIANEMGISKKTIYQHFQNKTKLVEATAMHVFNCISHGIDCICELDKNPIEEIYEIKRFVMLNLKDEKSSPQYQLQKYYPKIYASLKKKQFEKMLGCVTRNLERGVTQEFYRDSIDIDFIARFYFNGMISLKDQDIFPRENFSMMMLMNNYIDYHLRGICSAKGLEKLTQLNTNL; translated from the coding sequence ATGAAAGATAAAATAATATTAAAATCTACTGATTTGTTCTTAAACTTAGGGTTTAAGAGCGTTACCATGGATGATATTGCTAATGAAATGGGTATTTCAAAAAAAACTATTTATCAGCATTTTCAAAACAAAACAAAACTTGTAGAAGCTACTGCAATGCATGTTTTTAACTGTATTTCACATGGGATTGATTGTATTTGTGAGCTAGACAAAAACCCAATAGAAGAAATATATGAGATTAAACGGTTTGTAATGCTTAATTTAAAAGACGAAAAATCGTCTCCTCAATATCAGCTTCAAAAATACTATCCTAAAATTTATGCTTCATTAAAGAAAAAGCAATTCGAAAAAATGTTGGGTTGTGTAACCCGTAATTTAGAACGTGGTGTAACCCAAGAATTCTATAGAGACAGTATAGACATTGATTTTATAGCACGATTCTATTTTAACGGTATGATTTCTTTAAAGGATCAAGATATTTTTCCTCGCGAAAATTTTTCAATGATGATGTTAATGAACAATTATATAGATTACCATTTACGAGGTATCTGCTCCGCTAAAGGATTAGAAAAATTAACACAACTAAACACCAATCTTTAA
- a CDS encoding polyprenyl synthetase family protein produces MQHIENYQKPFLKYLEDFTVDREPQNLYSPIKYILELGGKRLRPILTLMTAEVFGGTAQKAMDAALSIEVFHNFSLVHDDIMDDAPLRRGEQTVHEKWNLNTGILSGDAMLIMAYQLFENYDAQTFQDLAKLFSKTALEVCEGQQYDIDFETRDDVTIAEYLKMIEFKTAVLVGAAMKMGAIVAKASIEDQNAIYEFGRYLGIAFQLQDDYLDAFGNPETFGKQVGGDIIENKKTYLYLKTMELGSDDDSLNLKTFMSNSELPNTNKVEKVKALFNRSGASEATQIAVKNYTNKAFEVLKSLNIADDRKQSLRLFGEQLMNRRV; encoded by the coding sequence ATGCAACATATTGAGAATTATCAAAAGCCCTTTCTAAAATATTTAGAAGATTTTACAGTAGATCGAGAACCCCAAAATTTATATAGTCCTATTAAATATATATTGGAATTAGGTGGTAAACGACTACGACCAATTTTAACATTAATGACGGCTGAGGTTTTTGGTGGAACCGCTCAAAAAGCCATGGATGCGGCTTTGTCTATAGAGGTTTTTCATAATTTTTCTTTAGTGCACGATGATATTATGGATGATGCTCCTTTGCGAAGAGGCGAACAAACGGTTCATGAAAAGTGGAATTTAAATACCGGAATTCTCTCAGGTGATGCTATGTTAATTATGGCGTATCAATTATTTGAAAATTATGATGCGCAAACATTTCAGGATTTAGCGAAACTATTTAGTAAAACAGCTTTAGAGGTTTGTGAAGGTCAGCAATATGATATTGATTTTGAAACACGAGACGATGTTACCATTGCTGAGTATTTAAAAATGATTGAATTTAAAACAGCAGTTTTAGTTGGTGCTGCCATGAAAATGGGAGCTATTGTAGCAAAAGCGTCAATTGAAGATCAAAATGCTATCTATGAATTTGGACGCTATTTAGGCATCGCTTTTCAATTACAAGACGATTATTTAGATGCGTTTGGAAATCCTGAAACCTTTGGAAAACAAGTAGGAGGTGATATTATTGAAAATAAAAAGACCTATTTGTATTTAAAAACAATGGAATTAGGTTCTGATGATGATAGTTTAAATTTAAAAACGTTTATGTCTAATTCAGAACTTCCTAATACTAATAAAGTTGAAAAGGTAAAAGCGTTATTCAATAGATCTGGTGCTTCAGAAGCTACTCAAATTGCTGTAAAAAATTACACGAATAAGGCGTTTGAGGTTCTAAAAAGTTTAAATATTGCTGATGATAGAAAGCAATCACTTCGTTTGTTTGGTGAACAATTAATGAACAGACGCGTTTAA
- a CDS encoding RrF2 family transcriptional regulator, translated as MFSKACEYGIKAAIFIAINSSESRRVSPKEISEEIDSPQAFTAKILQALVRNNIVKSVRGAHGGFEIDKDKIATTKLSQIVFAIDGDNIYKGCGLGLHTCDENHPCPVHDKFKIVRDELKDMLETTSLEQLALDIKSGVTFLKV; from the coding sequence ATGTTTTCTAAAGCTTGTGAGTACGGCATAAAAGCAGCAATTTTTATTGCTATTAATTCTTCAGAAAGTAGACGTGTAAGTCCTAAAGAGATTTCAGAAGAGATAGATTCTCCTCAGGCTTTTACAGCTAAAATTCTACAAGCTTTGGTGAGAAACAACATTGTGAAATCCGTTAGAGGTGCCCATGGTGGTTTTGAAATTGATAAAGATAAAATTGCAACCACCAAACTCTCTCAAATAGTTTTTGCCATAGATGGTGATAATATCTATAAAGGTTGTGGATTAGGCTTACATACTTGCGATGAAAATCATCCTTGTCCTGTACACGATAAGTTTAAGATCGTTAGAGACGAACTTAAGGATATGTTAGAAACAACTAGTTTAGAGCAACTCGCATTAGATATAAAATCTGGTGTCACATTTTTAAAGGTCTAA
- the ric gene encoding iron-sulfur cluster repair di-iron protein gives METLQKNTQKEIGQFVAEDFRTAAIFSKYKIDFCCQGNRTVEEACDKKGIDSNTLIDELNQVLDSKGGETIDYKSWPLDLLAEYIEKKHHRYVEEKTPVLRQFLDKLCKVHGERHPELFKINELFVASSGELASHMKKEELILFPFIKKMVKAKLENSAVQSPQFGTVENPIAMMMEEHDNEGARFREIDALTNNYTPPADACNTYKVTFAMLEEFEKDLHLHIHLENNILFPEAIKLEQQFG, from the coding sequence ATGGAAACACTTCAAAAAAACACACAAAAAGAAATAGGGCAATTTGTTGCCGAGGATTTTAGAACTGCAGCTATTTTTTCAAAATATAAAATTGACTTTTGTTGTCAAGGTAACAGAACCGTAGAGGAGGCTTGTGATAAAAAAGGTATTGATAGTAACACGCTAATAGATGAGCTTAATCAGGTTTTAGATTCTAAAGGTGGAGAAACCATTGATTATAAATCTTGGCCATTAGATTTATTGGCTGAATATATTGAAAAGAAACACCACAGGTATGTTGAAGAAAAAACACCAGTATTACGCCAGTTTTTAGATAAACTTTGTAAAGTTCATGGTGAGCGTCACCCAGAGTTATTTAAAATTAATGAATTATTTGTGGCTTCGTCTGGAGAATTAGCGTCGCACATGAAAAAAGAAGAACTCATCCTTTTTCCTTTCATAAAAAAAATGGTAAAAGCTAAATTAGAAAATAGCGCTGTACAATCTCCTCAATTTGGTACGGTTGAAAATCCTATAGCCATGATGATGGAAGAACACGATAACGAAGGTGCACGCTTTAGAGAAATAGATGCCCTTACAAATAATTATACTCCGCCAGCAGATGCATGTAATACGTATAAAGTTACTTTTGCCATGTTAGAGGAATTTGAAAAAGATTTACATCTACACATTCATTTAGAGAATAATATCCTTTTCCCAGAGGCTATAAAATTGGAACAACAGTTTGGTTAA
- a CDS encoding hemerythrin domain-containing protein yields MQSKPQKRHKALQPLSREHHHGLLLSWKIRAGFSKEIDPKRIRAYAHWFFENHLIPHFELEEIHIFSILEPENELVKRGLAEHRRLKRLFTDYDDDVKILSKIEEELEQHIRFEERILFPEIQKVATEAQLRHIELIHQPEKFIDNESDVFWK; encoded by the coding sequence ATGCAATCTAAACCTCAAAAAAGACATAAAGCACTTCAACCTTTAAGCAGAGAACATCATCATGGCTTACTATTATCTTGGAAAATCAGAGCAGGATTTAGTAAGGAAATCGATCCTAAACGCATTAGAGCTTATGCTCATTGGTTTTTTGAAAATCATTTAATTCCACATTTTGAATTAGAAGAAATACATATTTTTTCGATTTTAGAGCCAGAAAATGAGTTGGTAAAACGTGGTTTAGCAGAACACAGACGTTTAAAGCGATTGTTTACAGATTACGATGATGATGTAAAAATACTGAGTAAAATTGAAGAAGAATTAGAGCAGCATATTCGATTTGAAGAACGGATTCTTTTCCCAGAAATTCAAAAGGTAGCAACAGAAGCACAGTTACGTCACATCGAGCTCATACATCAGCCCGAAAAGTTTATAGACAACGAAAGTGATGTGTTTTGGAAATAG
- a CDS encoding universal stress protein, with protein MKKILLLTDFSKNATNAIAYAMQFFESKKCTFYVMYVHKVGGYVSDDLLMSPKNSIHDSITEKPKKKLNALIEKLKQDYKEQDYEFEFIIDYDVFIDAINQAVNKLSIDFVVMGSNGASNVKEVIFGSNTINVIEKVKCKTLVVPSNYEFIPTKEFLVSLNKDCVLNSYLRDTIIDFIEDFNLKLHVLRVTSEKETYTIALDDKERLSLLESKYYLVQDVPVDYAVSSYLQTNTIDITAFIAQDKSLLKRLFSASPSKVLKSRMKLPLLVLHNH; from the coding sequence ATGAAAAAGATACTTTTACTTACGGATTTTTCTAAGAATGCTACAAATGCTATTGCTTATGCCATGCAATTTTTTGAATCTAAAAAGTGTACATTCTATGTTATGTATGTGCACAAAGTAGGTGGCTATGTATCCGATGATTTATTAATGTCTCCTAAAAATTCTATTCACGATTCTATAACTGAAAAACCCAAGAAGAAGCTAAATGCTTTAATCGAAAAATTAAAACAAGATTATAAGGAACAAGATTACGAATTTGAGTTTATTATAGATTACGACGTGTTTATTGATGCGATCAATCAAGCTGTAAACAAATTGTCTATAGATTTTGTAGTAATGGGAAGCAATGGTGCTTCCAATGTTAAAGAGGTGATTTTCGGAAGTAACACGATTAATGTCATTGAAAAGGTGAAATGTAAAACCTTAGTGGTACCAAGTAATTATGAGTTTATACCTACTAAAGAATTTCTTGTATCCTTAAATAAGGATTGCGTATTAAATAGTTATTTACGTGACACTATTATCGACTTTATAGAAGATTTCAATCTTAAATTGCATGTCTTAAGAGTGACATCAGAAAAGGAAACCTATACTATTGCTTTAGACGATAAGGAACGATTATCGTTGTTAGAGTCTAAATATTATCTCGTCCAAGATGTGCCAGTAGATTATGCTGTTTCTAGTTACCTTCAAACGAATACTATAGATATAACCGCTTTTATTGCACAAGATAAATCGTTGTTAAAACGTCTGTTTAGTGCCTCACCAAGTAAAGTGCTAAAGTCTAGAATGAAATTGCCATTGTTAGTCTTGCATAATCATTAG
- a CDS encoding pyridoxamine 5'-phosphate oxidase family protein — MIKILNIEECELILSRNYIGHLAYVYQGKPFVVPITYFYSTDRIICYSGDGHKINALRQHKSVALEVSEINTITNWKSVVAHGDFIELERSSAKALLHEFSLGVKDVILRKELRDLDFISEFSAKIDSEETAVVFVIDITELTGKLRHD, encoded by the coding sequence ATGATAAAAATCTTAAATATAGAAGAGTGTGAACTAATATTAAGCCGGAACTATATCGGTCATTTGGCTTATGTTTATCAAGGTAAACCTTTTGTTGTACCCATTACTTATTTTTATTCGACCGATAGAATTATTTGTTATTCTGGAGATGGACATAAAATAAATGCTTTACGTCAGCATAAGTCGGTAGCACTAGAAGTTTCTGAAATAAACACAATTACCAATTGGAAATCTGTTGTAGCACATGGAGACTTTATAGAACTAGAACGAAGTAGTGCCAAAGCTTTGTTACACGAGTTTTCTTTAGGTGTTAAAGATGTTATTTTGCGAAAAGAATTACGTGATCTCGATTTTATAAGTGAATTTTCTGCTAAAATTGATTCTGAAGAAACAGCTGTAGTTTTTGTTATTGATATAACCGAGTTGACGGGTAAATTAAGGCACGATTAA
- a CDS encoding alginate export family protein has translation MKTILTILCLGVVMTSYAQEFEISTELRPRFEYRHGYKTLSPDDVDAATFISQRTRLNLNYKSEKLKAYIAFQNVRVWGDVATLSTSDKNGITIHEAWAQLLLNSHLSLKLGRQELNYDDHRIFGNVGWAQQARSHDAFVMTYKPNSTNRFDLGLAMNENAETLFETEYLVNDYKAFQYLWYHTKLEAVSLSFLILNNGLTYEDDNDKQNVDYNQTIGTRATFENNKFNADASFYFQTGKIAETHLSAINIAANAYYKINDQFKAGLGVEYLSGTDMNTTENTLKSFNPWFGTNHKFNGLMDYFYVGNHANSVGLIDINATLGYEKDKFSAKLVPHLFSSAATVIDNTNNEMSNALGTELDLVLGYKWTKDVSFNAGYSQLFATETMEVLKAGNKDNSNHWAWLMITINPSLFKTSFNN, from the coding sequence ATGAAAACGATACTAACAATCCTATGTTTAGGAGTTGTAATGACGTCCTATGCGCAAGAGTTTGAAATTTCAACGGAATTAAGACCTCGTTTTGAATACAGACATGGTTACAAAACACTATCACCAGATGATGTTGATGCCGCAACATTTATATCGCAACGCACACGGTTAAATTTAAACTATAAAAGCGAAAAGCTTAAGGCTTATATTGCTTTTCAAAATGTTAGAGTTTGGGGAGATGTTGCGACCCTATCAACTTCTGATAAAAACGGCATTACTATACACGAAGCCTGGGCTCAACTATTATTAAATTCTCATCTTTCTTTAAAATTAGGGAGACAAGAACTTAACTATGACGATCACAGAATATTTGGAAATGTAGGCTGGGCCCAACAAGCAAGAAGCCATGATGCTTTTGTAATGACCTACAAACCGAATTCCACTAACAGGTTCGACTTAGGTTTAGCAATGAATGAAAATGCAGAAACACTATTTGAAACCGAGTACCTCGTTAATGATTATAAAGCATTCCAATATTTATGGTACCACACCAAATTAGAGGCCGTAAGCTTAAGTTTTTTAATCTTAAATAATGGCTTAACTTATGAAGATGATAATGATAAACAGAATGTAGATTATAACCAAACTATAGGTACTAGAGCTACTTTTGAAAACAATAAATTTAATGCTGATGCATCCTTCTATTTTCAAACCGGAAAAATTGCAGAAACCCATTTAAGCGCTATTAATATTGCCGCCAATGCGTATTATAAAATCAATGATCAATTTAAAGCAGGATTGGGTGTTGAATATCTTTCTGGCACAGACATGAATACCACAGAGAATACTTTAAAATCTTTTAATCCTTGGTTTGGAACCAATCATAAGTTCAACGGACTAATGGACTATTTTTATGTTGGCAATCATGCTAATTCGGTTGGATTAATAGATATTAACGCCACATTAGGGTATGAAAAAGATAAGTTTTCAGCAAAATTAGTACCTCACTTATTTTCTTCTGCAGCCACTGTAATTGACAATACTAATAATGAAATGAGCAATGCATTAGGAACCGAATTAGATTTGGTTTTAGGTTATAAATGGACAAAGGATGTTAGTTTTAACGCAGGCTACTCACAATTATTTGCTACAGAAACTATGGAAGTTTTAAAAGCTGGTAATAAAGATAACTCTAACCATTGGGCTTGGTTAATGATAACTATTAATCCTAGCTTATTCAAAACATCATTTAATAATTAA
- a CDS encoding SCO family protein: MKNLKIILSTFVLILSITACNSDKTKNTAADLAVFQCPMQCEGDKTYDKEGSCPVCKMDLKLLEASSKDMDTDEISEASIFNLTSKWHNEEDEEIQLTDLKGKTMVMVMIYTSCKAACPRLVADMRNIEAQIPDENIKNLEFVLISIDPETDNPERLKAFALENGMDDEQWTFLQGTESGVREFANVLSVKYKEISPIDFSHSNIISVFNSGGELIHQQEGLGVDNKETIEAILQLTQ; the protein is encoded by the coding sequence ATGAAAAATTTAAAAATTATACTATCCACTTTTGTCTTAATCCTCTCTATTACGGCTTGTAATTCAGATAAAACAAAAAATACAGCTGCAGATTTAGCGGTTTTTCAGTGTCCTATGCAATGTGAAGGAGACAAAACCTATGATAAAGAAGGTAGTTGCCCTGTTTGCAAAATGGATTTAAAACTATTAGAAGCATCTTCAAAAGACATGGATACCGATGAAATTTCAGAAGCATCTATTTTCAATCTAACAAGCAAATGGCATAATGAAGAAGATGAAGAAATTCAACTTACAGATTTAAAAGGAAAGACCATGGTTATGGTTATGATTTACACCTCGTGCAAAGCTGCATGCCCAAGATTAGTAGCAGATATGCGAAATATTGAAGCTCAAATTCCGGATGAAAATATTAAAAATCTCGAATTTGTTTTAATAAGTATTGATCCTGAAACGGATAATCCGGAACGTTTAAAAGCTTTTGCTTTAGAAAATGGTATGGACGATGAACAATGGACTTTTTTACAAGGTACAGAAAGTGGAGTTCGTGAATTTGCTAATGTTTTATCCGTAAAATATAAAGAAATATCACCTATAGATTTTTCACACTCTAACATAATAAGTGTCTTTAATTCTGGTGGAGAGTTAATACACCAGCAAGAGGGTTTAGGCGTTGACAACAAAGAAACTATTGAGGCAATCCTTCAGCTCACCCAATAA
- a CDS encoding formylglycine-generating enzyme family protein gives MKTKVFSLLLLCLMVQSLMIGQTKDMVLIEGSRYIPLYGRDSTVVEVNDFKMDIYPVTTAEYIEFVEKYPKWSKSKVISLFADESYLVNWKTDLKVKDSMSTKRPITYVSWFAAKAYCECQNKRLPTVDEWEYVAMADETTKDARVKPEYNQQILAWYEAPRTEENSIGKTKKNAWGVYDLHGLVWEWTLDFNSVLITGESRKDVDKDSNLFCGSAAVNATDLMNYAAFMRYAIRGSLKARYSMKNLGFRCVQDIKEQQ, from the coding sequence ATGAAAACCAAAGTCTTTAGTTTGTTATTACTGTGCTTAATGGTTCAATCTTTAATGATTGGGCAGACTAAAGACATGGTTCTCATTGAAGGGAGTCGCTATATTCCTTTATATGGAAGAGATTCTACAGTCGTTGAAGTCAATGATTTTAAAATGGATATTTACCCTGTAACTACAGCCGAATACATAGAATTTGTTGAAAAATATCCCAAATGGAGCAAATCTAAAGTGATTTCATTGTTTGCAGACGAAAGCTATTTAGTTAATTGGAAAACAGACCTAAAAGTCAAAGACTCTATGTCTACAAAAAGACCAATAACTTATGTATCATGGTTTGCTGCTAAAGCGTATTGCGAATGCCAAAACAAGCGCTTACCAACAGTAGATGAGTGGGAATATGTTGCCATGGCAGATGAAACTACAAAAGATGCAAGAGTGAAACCTGAGTACAACCAACAAATTTTAGCTTGGTATGAAGCTCCAAGAACAGAAGAAAACAGTATTGGTAAAACTAAAAAAAATGCTTGGGGAGTTTACGACCTACACGGTTTGGTTTGGGAATGGACTTTAGATTTCAATTCCGTATTAATAACTGGGGAATCCAGAAAAGATGTTGATAAAGACAGTAATCTATTTTGTGGAAGTGCAGCAGTCAATGCGACAGATTTAATGAATTATGCGGCATTTATGCGTTACGCCATTAGAGGAAGTCTTAAAGCGAGATACTCTATGAAAAATTTAGGCTTCAGATGTGTACAAGATATAAAAGAACAACAATGA